Proteins encoded within one genomic window of Paraglaciecola psychrophila 170:
- a CDS encoding sugar-binding domain-containing protein, translating to MKEEDFFANVADSDAIIEGKDLYEPQPQELLHKIIPEHSLPVESEPYSTIRTQEELDIALKVLRKKTLPFLEQHSPTLESFRKRQPIDEFDWRIETADDQADFVGNVLQGNGTWQPVSIPHYGPPQGKATTFYRTELEVSTDNIATGSTFLCFKAVDYKAHVYVNGAYAGSHEGFFSPFEFDVSKWVKEGRNLIVIRVDNDAICMGNAPWGNPEWEGDKLYAATGPGWDTPEGWHHCPPGMGIYQNVYMEHRPVFFIHDVFVRPLLDEKKLKFG from the coding sequence ATGAAAGAAGAAGATTTTTTTGCTAATGTAGCTGATAGTGACGCTATAATTGAGGGTAAGGATTTATACGAGCCCCAACCACAAGAATTATTACACAAGATAATTCCAGAACATTCATTACCTGTTGAGAGCGAGCCTTACAGCACCATTCGTACACAAGAAGAGCTTGATATTGCACTAAAGGTACTACGAAAAAAAACACTGCCATTTTTGGAACAGCATTCTCCTACTTTGGAAAGTTTTCGGAAGCGACAGCCTATAGATGAATTTGATTGGCGTATTGAAACTGCTGATGATCAGGCAGATTTTGTTGGTAACGTATTACAAGGCAACGGAACATGGCAACCAGTTAGTATTCCTCATTATGGTCCCCCTCAAGGAAAAGCGACAACTTTTTATCGAACCGAGTTGGAAGTGTCAACGGATAATATCGCTACAGGCAGCACGTTCTTGTGTTTCAAAGCCGTGGATTACAAGGCTCATGTATATGTTAACGGGGCTTATGCAGGCAGCCATGAAGGATTTTTCTCGCCATTCGAATTTGACGTTAGTAAGTGGGTCAAGGAGGGGAGAAATTTAATTGTCATTCGTGTTGATAATGACGCGATATGTATGGGTAATGCACCATGGGGTAATCCTGAATGGGAAGGTGACAAACTTTATGCAGCAACAGGCCCTGGTTGGGATACACCAGAAGGTTGGCATCATTGTCCTCCTGGCATGGGCATATATCAAAATGTATACATGGAGCACAGACCTGTGTTCTTTATCCATGATGTATTTGTTCGTCCGTTACTTGATGAAAAAAAGCTGAAATTTGGATAG